The region CTCCTCTCCGAGGGATAGGGGCGGCATGGGCACGGAAATCCGCATCCTGGCCCTGGACGTAGGAGAGAAGCGCATCGGCGTGGCCATCAGCGATCCCCTGGGCCTCACCGCCCAGGGGCTGGGCGTCATCGAGCGACGGGACCTGGCCCGGGATGTGGCGGCCATTATGGCCCTGGTGGCCGACTATCCGGTGCAGGAGATCGTGGTGGGCCTCCCCCGACATTTGGACGGCCGGCCCGGCACCCATGCAGAGATGGCGCTGGAGCTGGCCGAGGTCCTGGGCCGGGAGCTGGGGGTGCCCGTCATTCCTTGGGACGAGCGGCTCACCACCCAGGAGGCGGAGCGTCTGCTGGTGGCCGCGGATGTGAGCCGCAAGAAACGGCGCCGGGTGGTGGACCAGGTGGCTGCGGCCCTCATTCTGCAGGGTTACCTGGACCGCCGGCGGCAGACCTAAGCTTTTCCCTCCACAATTCTTTTCTCCGCCTTTTCCTGATATTTTTATCGGGGATTCCCTGAGCGGACGGATTGTCCGGTCGGCCGCAGGTATGAGATTAACTTATTGATTTTCCTTTAATTATTTTAAATTCAGCCAAAGTTTGTGAAAGTTTTCCGAAGGGATTTTTTTCCTTGACAATTCCCTAAAAAAGGCTGAAATTGGTTCCCGTGTGGGGAATTGTGGGTTAAAGTGGAGTGCCGGGCCATAAAGGGGGAGCGGTGTTCACCGGTAGCTTCTTCCACTCCATGGACAACAAGGGACGGGTGAGCATCCCCTCCCGCTACCGGGACATCCTGCAGGAGCGCCAGGACCGGCAGCTCATGCTCACCAACTGGGACGGCTACATCCTGGCCTTCCCCATGTCCGAATGGATCAAGGTGGAGGCCAAGATCGGCGAGTTGGCCCTCTTTCGCAAGGACCTCCGGGCCTTCCAGCGGTTCATCATCTCCGGGGCGGAGGAATGCCCCCTGGATCGCCAGGGCCGCATCCTCATTCCCCAAAATTTACGGGATTACGCCAAACTCACCCGGGATGTGGCCCTGGTGGGCGCGGTGCGCTGCTTTGAGATCTGGGACCGGGCCGCCTTCGAGGCCCACCGCAAGCAGCTGGAAGAATCCATCAATGAAGAGGTATTGCACGAATTGCTGATTTAGACCAGGACCAGACCCCGGTGCACGCACCGGTGATGGTAGCGGAGGTGGTAGGGGGCCTCAATTGCCGGCCCGGCCGTCTGTATGTGGATGGCACCATCGGCGAGGGGGGACACGCAGTGGCCATCCTGGACCGCATCGCTCAAGAGGGGGAGCTGGTGGGACTGGATCGCAATCCAGTCGTTCTTGAAGCGACCGCCCGGCGGCTGGCCCCCTACACCTCCCGCTTTTTTCTCTTTCCCGCCCCGTTCAGCCGCCTGGGGGAGGTGCTGGCGGCCCTGGGGCGGTCTCAGGCCGCCGGCATTCTGCTGGATCTGGGCCTCTCCTCGTATCTTCTGGAACGCTCCGGCCGGGGTTTCAGCTTCCGCCGGGAGGAGCCCCTGGACATGCGCTACAACCCCGCCGAGCCCCTGCCCACGGCCGCGGAGCTGCTGAACACGCTCCCCGAAGCCGAGCTGGCCCGCATCTTTTGGGAGTATGGCGAGGAGCCCCGGGCCCGGCAGGTGGCCAAGGCGGTAGTGGAGGCAAGGCAGCGCCGGCCGCTCAGCACCACCTCCGACCTGCTGGAGGCGGTGCAGCCGGTGCTGAAGCCCCGGCCCGGCAGCCGCCGGCACCCGGCCACCCGGATCTTTCAGGCCTTGAGGATGGCGGTGAACCGGGAGCTGGAGGAGCTGGAGACATTCCTTAACCAGGCTCCGGCCTGGCTGGAACCCAGCGGCCGCCTGGTGATCCTCTCCTATCATTCCCTGGAGGACCGCCTGGTGAAACAGCACTTTCAGGAGTGGGAACGCCAGGGCCTGTGCCGGCGGCTGACCAAAAAGCCGCTCAGGCCCACGGACGAGGAGGTTCGGGCCAATCCCCGGGCCCGCACCGCCCGCCTGCGCATCGCCGAAAAACTCTGAGCCGGTAAGGAGGTTTTTCATGCCCGCCCCGCTGACTCTGCGTCTCCAGGCCGTCAATCATGCGCTCTTCGCCAAAAACCGCAAGCTGGTGCACTCCGACAGCCGGCTGGGCCGGGCCGTGGTCACCGTGCTCATCTGCGCCACCTTGGGGCTGGTGACCACCTCCATCATCTGGGCCTGGAGCAGCGTCCAGGTGGTGGAGCTGCAGTACCAGATCTCCCAGGCCCAAGAGATTCAGAAACAGCATCGGGAACTTTACGAGAAACTGCTCATTGAATACGCCAACCTCACCGGAGCCCCTCGCCTGGAGAAGCTGGCGGATAAATATGGCATGCTGCCGCCGGAGCCTTCTCAGATCATCCGGGTGCCATGAGTTACTTCCTGAACAAGTGGGTGCGCCTGCGCCTGGTGCTGGTGGCCGTGTTTCTGGCAGGGCTCGGCCTGCTGGTCGTGGGGCGCTTCCTCCATCTCCAGGTCCTACAGGGCTCGGCCCTGAGGGAGGAGGCCGAGGCCTGTCTCCGCAAGCTCGCCCCGGTGCTGCCGGAGCGGGGCCTCATCTTGGACCGCCACGGCGCCGAGCTGGCGGTGAGCACCCGGGTGTACTCCGCCGTGGCCCATCCCCGGCAACTGAAAAACCCCCAGCGGCTGGCCAAGGAGCTGGCGCCGGTTTTGGGAATGAGCGTCAAGGACCTCCAGGAGCTCCTCACCTCGGAGCAGCCCTTTGTGTGGCTCAAACGCCACCTCACCCCGGAGCGGGAGGCGGCCTTCCGGGCCTGGCAGGAGCGGGTGCAGGAGCGGGCCCAGAAAAAGGGCGGGCCCCAATCCCGCCAGGAAGAGGACGCCATCTATCTGTTGCCGGAATCCAAGCGCTTTTACCCCCAGCAGACCCTGGCCGGGCCCATCTTGGGGTTCTGCAATATCGACGGCGTGGGGCTGGAGGGCCTGGAATACCAGTTTAACCGGGAGCTCTACGGCAAGCCCAAGAAGGTGCAGCGGCTCATGGATGCCCGGGGCCGCATCGTGGTCACCGAGGAGAAGGCCTTTGACCCGGAGGTCCGGGGCCACAACCTGGTCCTGACCATCGACCGCACCATCCAGTATATTGTGGAAAAGGAGCTGGCCAAAGGGGTGGCCAAGTGGAACGCCGCCGGCGGCTACGCCATGGTCATGCGGCCGCAGACGGGGGAAATCCTGGCCATGGCCCAGCTCCCCACCATGGACCCCAACCAGCCGGCCCGGGCCCCGGAATTTGCCCGCAAGAACCGCAACCTCACCGAGGCCCTGGAGCCGGGGAGCGCCTTCAAGATCTTCATCGTCGCCTCGGCGCTGGACGCCGGGCTGGTGAAGCCCACGGACCGCTACCATTGCGAAAACGGCGTTTGGCAATTGGGGGCCAAGGAGCGCATCCGGGACGTGCACGCTTACGGCGGCCTGACGGTGCAGCAGATCATCCAGAAATCCAGCAACATCGGCTCCGCCAAGATCGCCAACCGCCTGGGCCCGGCCCGGCTGGACGATTATCTTCGGGCCTTCGGCTTCGGCTCCCGCACCGGTATCCCCTTCCCCGGGGAGACGCCGGGTCTGGTGAAGAATCACCGGCGTATCCGCTCGCCCCTGGATCGGGCCACCACCGCCTTCGGGCAGGGTATCTCGGTCTCCGTCCTGCAGCTCACCACCGCCTTGGCGGCCCTGGGCAATGACGGGGTGCTGATGCGGCCGCTCTTGGTCAAGGAGATCGTCAACGCCCAAGGGGAAAAGGTGGAGGAATTCCAGCCCCATCCGGTGCGCCGGGTGCTGTCCTCCCAGGCCACTCGCCAGATTTTGGCCATGATGCAGACGGTGACCGAGCCCGGGGGCACCGCCGCCGGCATGGCCCCGCCGGGTTTCACCGCCGCCGGCAAGACCGGCACCGCCCAGAAGGTGGTGGGCCGGGCCTACTCCCACAGCAAGTTCAACTCCGTCTTTGTGGGACTGGTGCCGGCGGACCACCCCGTGCTGGCCATCACAGTGATTATTGATGAATCCAAAGGCGCCATCTACGGCGGGGTGGTGGCGGCCCCCATCTTCCGGGAGATCGCCACCCAGGTGCTGCGGGTGCTGGGCTATCATCCCCCGACGCCCAATTTGCCCGTCCTGGCCAACGGCAAGAAAGCCCCGGACCCCGCCGGCGGCCGCAAGAACCGGGAGGTGGTGCCCGCTTCCGTGTTGTCACTCCCGGAACTCCTCCCGGAGGTGGTCGTGCCCGCCGCGACGCCGACCCTGAAGCCGGGGGAGCCCTTGAAGGTCATGCCCGATGTCCGGGGCCTCACCATCCGGCAGGTGCTGGACCTGCTCCACCAGGCCGGGGTGCGCTGCCACTTGGAGGGGAGCGGCCTGGCGGTGGAGCAGGACCCGGCCCCCGGCACCGAACTGACGCCCGGCGCGGTGTGCGCGGTGAAATTCCGCTCCCCTCTCTGAAGCGGGATGAGGGGGAGGTTGTCAAGCCGGGCGAGTTTGGATAGGATGTGAGCGTGGTGGGTCTCAACCCCAGCCCCGACCGCTTCCCCCGTCCACCTGAGATGTCAAGTCGCTTTCAGCCGTTATCCGAGGTGTCCATGCCCGTCGCCGGAACTCCCACCCTTGGCCAGCTTCTGGAGGGTCTGGAGGGCTGCCGGGTGAGGGGAGACGCCTCCCTGCCGGTGCCGGGGATCGCTTATCACTCCCGGGAGGTGGTGCCAGGGGGGATGTTTGTGGCCATCCGGGGCCTCACCACTGATGGCCGGCTCTATGTGCCCGCGGCCCTGGAGCAGGGGGCCCGCATCGTGGTGAGCGACCGGGAGTTGAGCGTGCCGGAGGGGATTACCCTGGTCCAGGTGCCCGACGCCCGCCTGGCCCTGGCGCACTTAAGCGCCGCCTTTTACGGCCACCCCAGCCGGGAGCTCACCCTCATCGGCATCACCGGCACCAACGGCAAGACCACCACGGCGTATCTCCTGGAGGCCATCCTCACTGCCGCCGGCCACCGGGTGGGGGTGTTGGGCACGGTGAATTACCGCCTGGGGGAACGGCGCTGGCCGGCGCCGGTGACCACCCCCGAGAGCCTGGACCTGAACCGCTATTTACGGGAAATGCGTCAGGCCGAGGCCACCCATGCAGTGATGGAGGTCTCCTCCCACGCCCTGGACCTGAAGCGGGTGGACCGGGTGGCCTTTGACGCCGCCATCTTCACCAATCTCTCCCAGGACCACCTGGATTACCACCGGGATCTGGAGAGCTATTTTCAGGCCAAGTCCCGGCTATTCCTGGAAATTCTCGGCGATGGGGGCCCCCGGGGGCTGGCGGTGCTCTCGGTGGACGACCCCTGGGTGCGCCGACTATGGCCCCGGGTGCCCGGTCCGGTGCTCACCTGCGGGCGCCATTTTGAGGCCCAGGTGCGGCCGGTGTGGACCGACTTCCGCCAGGACGGCCTCACCGCCCGCCTCACCACCCCCTGGGGCGAGCTCACCTTACAGTCCCGACTGGTGGGCCCCTTCAACCTGGCCAATATCCTGGCGGCCACGGCCGCCGCCCTGGGGCTGGGGGTGGCGCCGGAAGCCGTGGCCGCGGGGGTGGCGCGGCTCCCCGGTGTGCCGGGGCGACTGGAGCGCTTTGGGCCGCCGGCGGGCCCCCACATCTTTGTGGATTACGCCCACACCCCCGATGCGTTGGCCTCGGTGCTGGCGGCCCTCACCACCCTCGGGTTTGGCCGTATCATCACGGTTTTCGGCTGCGGCGGCGACCGGGACCGCAGCAAGCGGCCCCTCATGGGCCAGGCCGCGGCGGAGGCGAGCCGCCTGGTGATTGTCACCACCGACAACCCCCGCACCGAGGATCCCCTGGGGATCATCGCCGACATCGAGGCGGGCCTGGCCGAGGCAGGGCTCAAGCCCCTGAGCCTGGCCGCCATCTGCCGGGGGGAGCCCGGGTATGTGGTGGTGCCGGACCGGCGGGAAGCCATCCGGCTGGCGGTGCGCCTGGCGGAGCCCGGGGAGGCGGTGCTGGTGGCCGGCAAAGGCCACGAGGATTACCAGATCTGGGGGACCCGCAAGATCCATTTCGACGACCGGGAAGAGGTCTGCCAGGCCCTCCGGGAGCGGGGCTGGCAACCAGATTGAGCTCGGGCACTGCCCCAGGGCAGCCCATGGTCACGGGGGCAGATGAGCTTCGGGATCGGAAAGATTTTTTGACATCATCAACTGCCGGCTGAGCATGTTATTCAGATGACCGCCACCTTCACCGCCGCCGAGATTGTGGCCGCCACCGGAGGAAAGCTCCTTCGGGGGGAGCCCCGCCGCGCCTTTGCCGGGGTGTCCACCGACTCCCGCACCTGCCAGGCAGGCAACGTGTTTGTTCCCCTGAAAGGGGAGCGCCACGACGGCCATGTTTATCTCCCCCAAGTCCTGAGACGGGGGGCCGGGGCAGTGCTGGTGGCGGAGTCCTGGCTCGGCCGGGCCCCGGTGGCCGCTCTGCCGCCGGAGCTCACCGTCATTGCCGTGCCGGACACCCTGACCGCCCTGGGAGACCTGGCCCGGGCCTGGCGCCGGCGCTTTCCCGGGCCGGTGGTGAGCCTCACCGGCAGTTGCGGCAAAACCACCGCCAAAGAGATGACCGCCCGGGTCCTGGGCAGCCGTTTCCGGGTGCTGAAAAATGAGCTTAACCTCAACAACCTCATCGGCCTGCCCCAGACCCTGCTGAGGCTGGATGCCGGTTATGACGCCGGGGTGCTGGAGATGGGCATGAACCGCTTCGGGGAGATCCGGCGGTTGACCGAGATCTCCCAGCCCACCGTGGGGGTGTGGCTCAATGTCCATCCGGCCCATACCGAGGGGGTGGGCTGCGTGGAGGGGGTGGCCGGGGCCAAGGCGGAGATCCTGGGGGCCTTGCCCCCCGGAGCCCTGCTGGTGTATAACGCCGACGACTGCCGGGTGGCGGCCCGGGCGGCCCACTATCCCGGCCCCAAGCTGGGTTTCGGGAGCTCCCCCGAGGCCCGGCTGCGGCTGCTCCGCCGTTCACCTCAGGGTCTGGCGGGGCAAAGGGCCCTGGTGGCCTGGGAGGGGCGCACCTTCACCCTCACCCTCACCGTCCCGGGGCGCCACATGGTGCTGAATGCCCTGGCGGCCGTGGGCGTGGGGCTGGGTCTGGGCCTGAGCCCGGAGGAGGCGGCCGCCGCCTTAGCCGGCTTCACCGCCATTCACCGGCGCTCCCAGGTCCTCACCCTGCCCTCCGGGGTGCAC is a window of Desulfobaccales bacterium DNA encoding:
- a CDS encoding penicillin-binding protein → MSYFLNKWVRLRLVLVAVFLAGLGLLVVGRFLHLQVLQGSALREEAEACLRKLAPVLPERGLILDRHGAELAVSTRVYSAVAHPRQLKNPQRLAKELAPVLGMSVKDLQELLTSEQPFVWLKRHLTPEREAAFRAWQERVQERAQKKGGPQSRQEEDAIYLLPESKRFYPQQTLAGPILGFCNIDGVGLEGLEYQFNRELYGKPKKVQRLMDARGRIVVTEEKAFDPEVRGHNLVLTIDRTIQYIVEKELAKGVAKWNAAGGYAMVMRPQTGEILAMAQLPTMDPNQPARAPEFARKNRNLTEALEPGSAFKIFIVASALDAGLVKPTDRYHCENGVWQLGAKERIRDVHAYGGLTVQQIIQKSSNIGSAKIANRLGPARLDDYLRAFGFGSRTGIPFPGETPGLVKNHRRIRSPLDRATTAFGQGISVSVLQLTTALAALGNDGVLMRPLLVKEIVNAQGEKVEEFQPHPVRRVLSSQATRQILAMMQTVTEPGGTAAGMAPPGFTAAGKTGTAQKVVGRAYSHSKFNSVFVGLVPADHPVLAITVIIDESKGAIYGGVVAAPIFREIATQVLRVLGYHPPTPNLPVLANGKKAPDPAGGRKNREVVPASVLSLPELLPEVVVPAATPTLKPGEPLKVMPDVRGLTIRQVLDLLHQAGVRCHLEGSGLAVEQDPAPGTELTPGAVCAVKFRSPL
- the murF gene encoding UDP-N-acetylmuramoyl-tripeptide--D-alanyl-D-alanine ligase; amino-acid sequence: MTATFTAAEIVAATGGKLLRGEPRRAFAGVSTDSRTCQAGNVFVPLKGERHDGHVYLPQVLRRGAGAVLVAESWLGRAPVAALPPELTVIAVPDTLTALGDLARAWRRRFPGPVVSLTGSCGKTTAKEMTARVLGSRFRVLKNELNLNNLIGLPQTLLRLDAGYDAGVLEMGMNRFGEIRRLTEISQPTVGVWLNVHPAHTEGVGCVEGVAGAKAEILGALPPGALLVYNADDCRVAARAAHYPGPKLGFGSSPEARLRLLRRSPQGLAGQRALVAWEGRTFTLTLTVPGRHMVLNALAAVGVGLGLGLSPEEAAAALAGFTAIHRRSQVLTLPSGVHLLNDCYNANPGSMAAALELLSELKGQGRAAAALGDMLELGSLSQAAHRELGRQAVAAGVEFLTVVGNFREEVAAGAREAGLPAAAIKPVADKSQAVRTLRDFLRPGDWLLVKGSRSMHMEAVVAGLAAA
- a CDS encoding UDP-N-acetylmuramoyl-L-alanyl-D-glutamate--2,6-diaminopimelate ligase, which translates into the protein MPVAGTPTLGQLLEGLEGCRVRGDASLPVPGIAYHSREVVPGGMFVAIRGLTTDGRLYVPAALEQGARIVVSDRELSVPEGITLVQVPDARLALAHLSAAFYGHPSRELTLIGITGTNGKTTTAYLLEAILTAAGHRVGVLGTVNYRLGERRWPAPVTTPESLDLNRYLREMRQAEATHAVMEVSSHALDLKRVDRVAFDAAIFTNLSQDHLDYHRDLESYFQAKSRLFLEILGDGGPRGLAVLSVDDPWVRRLWPRVPGPVLTCGRHFEAQVRPVWTDFRQDGLTARLTTPWGELTLQSRLVGPFNLANILAATAAALGLGVAPEAVAAGVARLPGVPGRLERFGPPAGPHIFVDYAHTPDALASVLAALTTLGFGRIITVFGCGGDRDRSKRPLMGQAAAEASRLVIVTTDNPRTEDPLGIIADIEAGLAEAGLKPLSLAAICRGEPGYVVVPDRREAIRLAVRLAEPGEAVLVAGKGHEDYQIWGTRKIHFDDREEVCQALRERGWQPD
- the mraZ gene encoding division/cell wall cluster transcriptional repressor MraZ, producing MFTGSFFHSMDNKGRVSIPSRYRDILQERQDRQLMLTNWDGYILAFPMSEWIKVEAKIGELALFRKDLRAFQRFIISGAEECPLDRQGRILIPQNLRDYAKLTRDVALVGAVRCFEIWDRAAFEAHRKQLEESINEEVLHELLI
- the ruvX gene encoding Holliday junction resolvase RuvX, translated to MGTEIRILALDVGEKRIGVAISDPLGLTAQGLGVIERRDLARDVAAIMALVADYPVQEIVVGLPRHLDGRPGTHAEMALELAEVLGRELGVPVIPWDERLTTQEAERLLVAADVSRKKRRRVVDQVAAALILQGYLDRRRQT
- the rsmH gene encoding 16S rRNA (cytosine(1402)-N(4))-methyltransferase RsmH encodes the protein MHAPVMVAEVVGGLNCRPGRLYVDGTIGEGGHAVAILDRIAQEGELVGLDRNPVVLEATARRLAPYTSRFFLFPAPFSRLGEVLAALGRSQAAGILLDLGLSSYLLERSGRGFSFRREEPLDMRYNPAEPLPTAAELLNTLPEAELARIFWEYGEEPRARQVAKAVVEARQRRPLSTTSDLLEAVQPVLKPRPGSRRHPATRIFQALRMAVNRELEELETFLNQAPAWLEPSGRLVILSYHSLEDRLVKQHFQEWERQGLCRRLTKKPLRPTDEEVRANPRARTARLRIAEKL